The segment CCTCGCCACGAACGGCGTGCCTGAGCAGCCGCGTGCCGTCCAGACCGGCAACCATGCCGGTCAGGACAAGCGCCTCTCCCTCAAGCTCGCCGAAGGCGGCAATCGGGGTCACGCAACTGCCGCCCAGGTGCCGCAGGAACGCCCGTTCCGCCGTCGTGGCCTGTCGCGTCTCGCGATGGTTGAGCGGCATCACCAACTCGGCCGTTCGCCGATCGTCCTGTCGAATCTCGATCACCAGCGCCCCCTGACCGATGGCCGGCAGGCATAGATCCGGCTGCAGGCGCTCGGTGATCCGATCCTGCAGTCCAAGACGGATGAGGCCGGCGGCCGCCAGGATAACGGCCTCAAGATCGAGCGTCTCAAGTTTGTTCAGCCGCGTCTGGACGTTGCCGCGCAGCGCCACAATCTGCAGATCGGGACGACAATGCAGGAACTGCACCTGTCGACGGAGGCTACTGGTCCCGATCTTCGCGCCGTGAGGTAGATTCATGAACCGACAACCGTTCCTTGCAATGAGGGCATCCAGCGGGTCCTCGCGGCGCATGACCGCCCCCTCGCACAGACCGGGCGCCAGTTCGGCGGGCAGATCCTTCAGACTATGGACGGCCAAGTCGATTCGCTGGTCGAGCAGGGCCTCCTCGATCTCCTTAACAAACAGGCCCTTTCCCCCAATCTGTGACAGGACGACGTCAAGGAACCTGTCACCGGAGGTCTTGATCGGAAGCAGCACGACCTCTAGGTCCGGCCACTGTCGTCTCAGCGATTCCGCCACAAGCCCGGCCTGACAGAGCGCCAGCGGACTACCCCGCGTCCCTAATTTTACCGAATTGCCGTTCATCTCTTTGCTTTTCCCCTATACCCTACACCCTGTCTTGGCTTACTCCTCCTTAATCCCAAAGAGCCTGCGCAGCACATCGATGTAGAGGTGACTCTCTTTCTGAACCGATTGCCGTTTCAGCTCCACCGTCGGATCGTGCAGGATCTTGTTGACGATCGAACCGGTCATCATGGAGATAGCATGACGCTCCTCCGGCGTCAAATCCTGAAGCTTTGCAAAGATCTTGTCGAGCTCCTCTTCGCGTATCGATTCGACCTTCTTACGCATGGCCACGATGGTCGGTACGACGTGAAGGCCCGCGAGCCATTCGGCAAACTGCTTCGCCTCCCGGTCGATCAACGCCTCCGCCAGCTCCGCCTCGCGCTGCCGCTCTCGAAGGTTCGCATCGACGACCCCCTTGAGGTCATCGAGGTCGTACAGGTGGACGTGCTCGATCTCACCGGCCGCCGGATCGATATCCCTCGGTACGGCGATATCGATCACAAAGATCGGACGGTGGTGGCGCTGCGCGATGATCTCCTGGAAGTCGTCCTTGGACAGGATCTGGTGCGGGGCGCCGGTCGAGCTGATGACGATGTCGGCCTGGAGCATCTCCAGCTTGGCGAAGTCGTATCGGACGGCCCGACCGCCCCATCGTTTCGCCATTTCGACGGCGCGATCAAAATTTCGATTCGCGACGAGCACCGTGCCCACGCCATCCGCCAGCAGATGTTTGGCCGATAGCTCCGACATCTTCCCGGCCCCGATCAGCATCACCGTCCGACCCGTCAGGTCGCCGAAGACCTTCCTGGCCAGCTCAATGGCGGCGGTCGAGATCGAGACGGCCGAGGTGGCGATTCCTGTCTCGGTTCGGACGCGCTTCGCCACACGCAACGCCCGATCCATCAGGGCATTAAGAATCTGGCCCGTGGCCCCCCGTTCGAGCGCTACCGCGTACGCCGCCTTCACCTGACCCAGGATCTGAGACTCGCCGACCACCATGGCGTCAAGACTCGAGGCCACCCGGAAGAGATGACGAACGGCCCGGTCCGCGGTCAACAGATAGAGACAGGACTCAAAGGCCTCCGCCGGCAGCTTCTGTCGCTCGGCCAGGAACTCGACGAGGAACCGGCGCGCGCCTTCGACCGCGCCCTCTCCGTCGTCGACGACGGCATAGGTTTCGACGCGGTTGCAGGTAGAGAGGACCATGCGCTCAAGGATCGGCTCGCATCCCGCCAGTTCGTCCAGGACATCCGGCAAGTTGGACTCCGAGATATGAAGTTGCTCTCGAAGTTCAATTGGCGCTGTTTTGTGGCTCAGACCAAGAACAATGATTTCCATCGTTACAGGGTGCGCCGACGCTTTCCCCCTTCCCGGAGGCCCTTCACCTCTTCGACAAACTGACTGACATCCTTGAACTGACGATAGACCGATGCGAAACGGACGTACGCGACCTCATCGATCTCGTAGAGCCGCTCCATGATCAACTCGCCGATCTCGGCGGACGGCATCTCCCGCTCCGCCTTCTCCGCAAGGCGGCCCTCAATCTCATCCACGATCTTTTCGAGTTGGACCACGCTGACCGGCCGCTTCTGGGTGGCCTTGAGCAATCCGGTCAGGATCTTGTGGCGGTCGAACGGCTCGCGACGTCCGTCCGCCTTGATGACCATAAAGTGGATCTCCTCGATCCGCTCGTAGGTCGTAAATCGCTTCAGACACTGTTGGCATTGGCGACGACGACGGACGACCGCGCCATCCTTACCCTCGCGGGAATCGACAACCTTTTCTTCGAGACTGCCACAGTAGGGACACTTCACACGCGGGTCCCTCGGAGGATGCTACGTGAGGTGGGGCGAAGAGAGGGCAAGCTGCTCTCGGTACAATGGGAAGGCGTCGCACAGCTCTTTCACGCGGGCCGCAACCCCGGACAAGGCCGCCGTGTTCGACACATCCTTCAGGGCATCGGCGATGAGGTGTGCAATCTCCCTCATTTCACCCTCCCGCATCCCCCGGGTGGTGACGGCCGGCGTGCCGATCCGGATACCCGAGGTCACCGTCGGCTTTGCGTCGTCGAATGGAATGGCGTTCTTGTTCGCCGTAATGCCGGCCTGATCCAATGCGGTCTCTGCCGCCTTTCCGGTCAACCCTTTCCCCCGCAGATCGATCAGCATCAGATGGGTATCGGTCCCCCCGGACACCAGACGGAAGCCGTGGCCCTGCAGCGCCTCGGCCAACGCCCTGGCGTTCGCCACAACCTGGCGTTGATACGCCGCAAACTCCGGCGTCAGCGCCTCGGCAAACGCAACCGCCTTGGCCGCGATGATGTGCATTAACGGACCGCCCTGCATCCCAGGAAAGACCTGCTTGTTCAGGACCGGGGCGTACGCGGCCTTGCACATGATCATCCCGCCCCGAGGTCCCCGAAGCGTCTTATGGGTGGTGGTCGTCACAAACTCGGCGTGGGGGATCGGGCTCGGATGCAACCCGGCCACAATCAGACCGGCGATATGCGCGATATCGGTCATCACGAGCGCACCCACCTCTTTCGCAATCTCACTAAACATCGCAAAATCGAGGGTTCTCGGATAGGCACTGGCGCCGACAACGATCAACTTGGGTCGGTGCGTGTTGGCCAGCGATCGGAGCACATCAACATCTATCCGCTCCGTCTCCCGATTGACCCCATACGGGATCACTTGAAAGAAGCGGCCGGAGAAGTTGACCGGACTGCCGTGCGACAGGTGACCCCCGTGCGACAGGTTCAACCCGAGAATCGTGTCCCCAGGCTCCAGGACGGAAAAGTAGACCGCCATGTTGGCCTGCGTGCCGGAGTGCGGCTGGACGTTCACGTGGTCGGCGCCGAAGAGCCGCTTAGCCCGCTCGATGGCCAGGTTCTCCGCCATGTCGACGAACTCGCACCCGCCGTAGTAGCGTCGTCCCGAATAACCCTCGGCGTATTTGTTGGTCAGCGTCGAGCCGGCCGCCTCCATCACCGCCGCGCTGACAAAATTCTCCGAGGCGATCAGCTCCAACTTACCGGCCTGCCGCTCGGTCTCGAGCCGAATAATCTCAGCGATTTCCGGGTCCACATCGATCAGATGCTTCACACTCAGGCTCCTTCAACAACCCATAGATATATAAAAAGACGCCCTAAACTTACACGAATAGTAATCCCGTACCCTTCCATTGTCAAGGCAAATTGGGCTGCTACGTAACTGCCACATTGGCTTGAATTGATTAGAAAGTGTCCCTCCTCCGTCGTTGCGATGGAGCAGAGCGACCGAAGCAATCTCACCGTTTTTCGCCTCTGTCACTGCGGGATTGCTTCGGCTCCGCCTCGCAACGACACTGCGTGTCGGATTGCCGCACTCCCTTCGGTCGCTCGCGATGACGGTGCTGTTCACATCAGCGAGGGGTGGGCCATCTCTTCCGCTTCCCAGGCGTCCAGCGGATCGTTGTCGTCCCACTTGTAGGGGAGTTGAAGGAGGGTGCCCGGCGTGGTCGCCGTTTCGAGCAGATGAAGCGCGTCGAGGATAATCCGGGTCTGCCCCTCCCGGTCAAACGGCTTGCCGGCCTGGTGACCGAGGGGAAAGTTCACAAAGACGGCTCGTGGCGGCTTAACGGAAGACGTGATGTCAAGAGCCGCCGACAGCATCACGGTCGGGATACCGGCCTCCTCAATGGCGCGGGCAAACAGTCCCACGGACTGGTGGCACAATTGTCAGACCGGGACCAAAAGGGCCGCATCGGTCCGGAGTTCTCGCAGCCGTCCAATCAGATGCGGCGCCATCTCTTTCTGAAGCCTGGTCCGCGTGAAGATCCGCCCCATGAAGGTGAAGGCGATAGAGGCCAGCGCGTCGATGCGTCCTTGAGCCTCTAGCTCCCTGAACCGTTCGAGGGGAAAGATGGTATTGAGGTCTTTGACGTCCCGGGCGTTCCTGGAGTAGTGCGAGATGCGCAGCTCAGCCAGATCGGCCGTTTTCGGGATCTCCCGAAAGGTCAGGTCGTTCTTGACCGGATTGAACGGCTCCTGGCTTATGTGATAGATCCCCCCTGAGCTGATCAGGGCGATCCGACATTCCCGGACCGGCTTGACCATCGGCGTCCAGGGACTGGTGAGATTCACCGTCCATTGGTAGGGCGGCTCGTTCGCATACAGCCGCCGAATTTGCTCAATGTAGGCCACCGGCGCCATACTTTTTGCTCGCCTTCCTTCACATCGTCATTGCGAGCGACCGGCGGGAGCGTGGCAATCTCGCCGTTGTTGTCTCGCAAGACTGTGAGATTGCTTCGGCTTCGCCTCGCAATGACACAGGGGTCTCTCAACCTTTACTGAGGATCAACTCACCGCGGGCCGCATCGACCCGCACGGTGTCCCCCTCAGCAAACTCATGTTCCAGGAGGCGGCGCGCC is part of the Candidatus Methylomirabilota bacterium genome and harbors:
- a CDS encoding hydroxymethylbilane synthase, with product MNGNSVKLGTRGSPLALCQAGLVAESLRRQWPDLEVVLLPIKTSGDRFLDVVLSQIGGKGLFVKEIEEALLDQRIDLAVHSLKDLPAELAPGLCEGAVMRREDPLDALIARNGCRFMNLPHGAKIGTSSLRRQVQFLHCRPDLQIVALRGNVQTRLNKLETLDLEAVILAAAGLIRLGLQDRITERLQPDLCLPAIGQGALVIEIRQDDRRTAELVMPLNHRETRQATTAERAFLRHLGGSCVTPIAAFGELEGEALVLTGMVAGLDGTRLLRHAVRGEADAPEQAGQALAEALLAAGADEILRDVNAQLLERRG
- a CDS encoding glutamyl-tRNA reductase, yielding MEIIVLGLSHKTAPIELREQLHISESNLPDVLDELAGCEPILERMVLSTCNRVETYAVVDDGEGAVEGARRFLVEFLAERQKLPAEAFESCLYLLTADRAVRHLFRVASSLDAMVVGESQILGQVKAAYAVALERGATGQILNALMDRALRVAKRVRTETGIATSAVSISTAAIELARKVFGDLTGRTVMLIGAGKMSELSAKHLLADGVGTVLVANRNFDRAVEMAKRWGGRAVRYDFAKLEMLQADIVISSTGAPHQILSKDDFQEIIAQRHHRPIFVIDIAVPRDIDPAAGEIEHVHLYDLDDLKGVVDANLRERQREAELAEALIDREAKQFAEWLAGLHVVPTIVAMRKKVESIREEELDKIFAKLQDLTPEERHAISMMTGSIVNKILHDPTVELKRQSVQKESHLYIDVLRRLFGIKEE
- a CDS encoding transcriptional regulator NrdR — encoded protein: MKCPYCGSLEEKVVDSREGKDGAVVRRRRQCQQCLKRFTTYERIEEIHFMVIKADGRREPFDRHKILTGLLKATQKRPVSVVQLEKIVDEIEGRLAEKAEREMPSAEIGELIMERLYEIDEVAYVRFASVYRQFKDVSQFVEEVKGLREGGKRRRTL
- the glyA gene encoding serine hydroxymethyltransferase (catalyzes the reaction of glycine with 5,10-methylenetetrahydrofolate to form L-serine and tetrahydrofolate), with product MKHLIDVDPEIAEIIRLETERQAGKLELIASENFVSAAVMEAAGSTLTNKYAEGYSGRRYYGGCEFVDMAENLAIERAKRLFGADHVNVQPHSGTQANMAVYFSVLEPGDTILGLNLSHGGHLSHGSPVNFSGRFFQVIPYGVNRETERIDVDVLRSLANTHRPKLIVVGASAYPRTLDFAMFSEIAKEVGALVMTDIAHIAGLIVAGLHPSPIPHAEFVTTTTHKTLRGPRGGMIMCKAAYAPVLNKQVFPGMQGGPLMHIIAAKAVAFAEALTPEFAAYQRQVVANARALAEALQGHGFRLVSGGTDTHLMLIDLRGKGLTGKAAETALDQAGITANKNAIPFDDAKPTVTSGIRIGTPAVTTRGMREGEMREIAHLIADALKDVSNTAALSGVAARVKELCDAFPLYREQLALSSPHLT